From the genome of Candidatus Nitrosocosmicus oleophilus, one region includes:
- a CDS encoding alpha/beta fold hydrolase — MITQPTLVLIGTEDIITTPKAAFSLVEKIPLISIIQIKDAGHGLMYQYPESSPKYYKHF; from the coding sequence TTGATTACTCAGCCAACTTTAGTTTTGATCGGTACAGAGGACATAATTACTACACCTAAAGCTGCTTTTTCACTGGTTGAAAAAATCCCTTTGATATCGATTATACAAATTAAGGATGCAGGACATGGATTGATGTATCAGTATCCCGAAAGTTCACCAAAGTATTACAAACATTTTTAA
- a CDS encoding alpha/beta fold hydrolase, translated as MSNESQAREIIDSFPIKKSTVDDIEIEYKILKSKNINGSNENTPLLFIAGLRITMDMWPPKMLNELAQSNSSVIIYNNRGTGNSSTGTKDYSIKQLAKDAAVLLNSIDIEKANVIGWSMGAYIATEMALSYPDKVNSLVLYGSGPGGDKAVPSSAELMQTLGGVSGTPEEQARQILSFFFLLHGSWTILTL; from the coding sequence TTGTCTAATGAATCTCAAGCGAGGGAAATAATAGACAGTTTTCCTATAAAAAAGTCCACAGTAGATGATATAGAAATAGAATACAAAATTCTCAAGTCCAAGAACATTAACGGTAGTAATGAGAATACTCCCCTCCTTTTCATTGCTGGACTACGAATAACTATGGACATGTGGCCGCCTAAAATGCTAAACGAGCTTGCTCAGTCTAATAGTAGCGTTATAATTTACAATAATAGGGGTACGGGTAACTCTTCAACCGGGACCAAAGACTACTCAATTAAGCAGCTAGCCAAGGACGCTGCAGTTTTGCTAAATTCAATTGATATAGAGAAAGCAAATGTTATCGGGTGGTCAATGGGTGCATATATCGCAACGGAAATGGCCCTCTCATATCCAGATAAAGTTAATAGTCTTGTACTGTATGGCTCAGGACCTGGTGGAGACAAAGCTGTTCCTTCAAGTGCGGAATTAATGCAAACATTGGGAGGAGTTTCTGGCACTCCTGAAGAACAAGCCAGACAAATACTTTCGTTTTTTTTCCTTCTCCATGGCTCCTGGACAATCCTAACTTTATAA
- a CDS encoding transcription initiation factor IIB: MSNILFVKNVRDLQSQIQSHQHSVIYDYENGEKICKLCGIVVQDKLYDTELDINFCKYKSDTNTGSPRSIILNVNGMSTAIADYSTKSPKSFSSRKEHNKIEFLHKIVSCSNRKRNLKIVLDLLDRIKDKLSLTSACIEEALLYYKKALDRGLIKGRSIKELIVACVYVVCKSSSIPRTLTEISQIVEANEIFAGRCYRLLIRELKIIQVQFKPSIFIRKIADVANIHERTVRESIDMLLAIQNESLFSGKNSLSLAAAILYITCRKHRQKISQAKIATAANINIMTLRKRLLEVRTVITNTPFLN; encoded by the coding sequence TTGTCTAATATTTTATTTGTTAAAAATGTTAGAGATTTACAATCACAGATTCAGTCGCATCAACATTCTGTTATTTATGACTATGAGAATGGTGAAAAGATCTGTAAGCTCTGTGGTATAGTCGTCCAGGACAAACTATATGATACGGAATTAGATATCAATTTTTGTAAATATAAAAGTGATACTAATACGGGATCTCCACGTTCCATAATCCTAAATGTCAATGGAATGTCAACTGCTATTGCAGATTATAGTACTAAAAGCCCGAAAAGCTTTTCTAGCAGAAAGGAACACAATAAGATCGAATTCCTTCATAAAATAGTAAGTTGTTCCAATAGAAAGAGAAATCTAAAAATAGTTTTAGATCTGTTAGACCGGATAAAAGACAAATTGTCCTTAACCTCAGCCTGTATAGAGGAAGCACTTTTGTATTACAAAAAGGCTCTTGATCGGGGACTGATAAAAGGAAGGTCTATCAAGGAATTGATAGTTGCATGTGTTTATGTAGTATGTAAAAGTTCCAGTATTCCCCGAACGTTGACAGAAATTTCGCAAATAGTAGAAGCAAACGAGATCTTTGCTGGAAGATGCTATAGGCTCCTTATAAGAGAGTTGAAAATAATCCAAGTCCAATTTAAGCCTTCGATTTTTATTCGGAAAATTGCTGATGTTGCTAACATCCATGAGAGAACAGTAAGAGAGTCTATTGATATGCTATTGGCAATTCAAAATGAAAGCCTATTCTCAGGGAAAAATTCACTATCCTTGGCTGCAGCCATTCTTTATATTACCTGCAGAAAGCATAGACAGAAGATATCACAGGCAAAAATTGCTACTGCTGCGAATATAAATATCATGACTTTACGAAAGAGGTTGTTAGAGGTCAGAACAGTTATCACGAATACACCATTCTTAAATTAA
- a CDS encoding ATP-binding protein translates to MTSVSKETQDTVTCDNGETHIHLRHQHKEGNITKPENKDEDIMKMMVVVSVRDRGKGIGSDILPRLVTKFTTKSDRDTGLGLYIAEHH, encoded by the coding sequence TTGACCTCGGTAAGCAAAGAAACACAAGATACAGTTACATGTGATAATGGGGAAACACATATACATCTTCGACATCAGCACAAAGAAGGCAATATAACAAAGCCGGAAAACAAGGATGAAGATATTATGAAGATGATGGTAGTGGTATCCGTAAGAGACAGAGGTAAAGGTATAGGTTCAGATATTCTCCCACGACTAGTTACAAAATTTACCACTAAATCAGATCGGGACACTGGGTTAGGGCTGTATATTGCAGAGCATCATTGA
- a CDS encoding Dyp-type peroxidase, which produces MDIKPQNVLDYHGDNAIFMVWNLKKDLDVKDCFKRISKLVINLNNSADNRFPDSGASCVMGIGYDAWLRLNLPAPLPKELENFMPIVGEKHTAVASKGDLHFHIRGIGSSMCYDMAHALSDVLGTVASSTEEIHGFRYWDARSILGFVDGTENPHEQERAIFGLVGNDDPVYKGGSYLFVQKYIHDLNAFEKLSTEEQERVIGRYKMNDIEMPDNIKPSNSHIALTNVGDEFKIIRDNMPFGNISTNEMGTYFIAYASTFSTVKKMLNNMFIGSPKGNHDRLLDFSTPKTGTLFFVPTFDMLDDFSSS; this is translated from the coding sequence ATGGATATCAAACCACAGAATGTATTAGATTATCACGGTGACAACGCCATATTTATGGTTTGGAATTTGAAGAAAGATCTAGACGTCAAAGATTGTTTTAAGAGGATTAGTAAACTTGTTATTAATCTTAATAATTCAGCAGATAACCGCTTTCCTGATTCCGGGGCAAGCTGCGTAATGGGGATCGGATATGATGCGTGGCTTCGACTAAATCTCCCTGCTCCACTTCCTAAAGAATTAGAGAACTTTATGCCTATTGTAGGTGAAAAGCACACGGCGGTTGCTTCCAAAGGAGATTTGCATTTTCATATCAGAGGTATTGGTAGCAGTATGTGTTATGATATGGCACATGCATTATCCGACGTTCTGGGAACGGTGGCTTCAAGCACAGAAGAAATCCATGGTTTCAGATATTGGGACGCTCGTTCCATTTTAGGTTTTGTTGATGGTACAGAAAATCCTCATGAACAGGAACGGGCAATCTTTGGTTTGGTTGGGAATGATGATCCTGTCTATAAAGGGGGAAGTTATCTTTTTGTTCAAAAATACATTCACGACTTGAATGCATTTGAAAAATTATCTACTGAGGAACAGGAAAGGGTAATTGGCAGGTATAAAATGAACGATATCGAAATGCCAGATAATATTAAACCCTCAAATTCTCATATTGCTTTGACCAATGTTGGCGACGAATTCAAGATTATTCGAGATAACATGCCTTTTGGGAACATATCCACCAATGAAATGGGCACATATTTTATCGCATATGCCAGCACATTCAGCACTGTAAAGAAAATGCTTAACAATATGTTTATTGGTTCTCCAAAAGGAAATCATGATAGGTTATTGGATTTCAGCACACCTAAAACAGGGACTCTATTTTTTGTTCCAACATTCGATATGTTAGATGACTTTTCATCGAGTTAA
- a CDS encoding DNA alkylation repair protein, which yields MTEYTKLKSYYGRDLAKLLADKVYKKYPKFQKQKFIDTVDKKITNLELKGRVEVIADTLHEFLPMDYKEAVNLIMSILGPPNQNETGMFRDGYWIMPLAFLIEKYGTDEFEISTNAIYQITQRHTGEYAVRPFLVKYPEKMTSLMFKWSQSKNVHVRRLSSEGIRPRLPWAKKMDQFILDPKPILPILENLKQDESLFVKKSVANNLNDILKDNYNIGFEVLKKWSESQNADTQWIVKHALRNEIRKGNLEAKTLIM from the coding sequence ATGACAGAATATACTAAATTAAAATCTTACTATGGTAGAGACCTAGCGAAACTTCTTGCAGATAAAGTTTACAAAAAATATCCAAAGTTTCAAAAACAAAAATTTATCGATACAGTGGATAAAAAGATAACAAATTTGGAACTAAAGGGTCGTGTTGAGGTAATTGCTGACACATTACATGAATTTCTTCCCATGGATTACAAAGAAGCGGTAAATCTAATTATGAGCATTCTTGGACCTCCGAATCAAAATGAGACTGGAATGTTTAGAGATGGTTACTGGATCATGCCATTAGCATTTCTTATAGAAAAGTATGGTACTGACGAATTTGAGATATCAACTAATGCAATCTATCAAATAACACAACGACATACTGGAGAATATGCAGTACGTCCTTTTCTTGTAAAATATCCAGAAAAAATGACATCGTTAATGTTTAAATGGTCACAAAGTAAAAACGTTCATGTAAGAAGGTTATCTTCTGAAGGTATCAGACCAAGACTTCCATGGGCAAAAAAGATGGACCAATTTATCTTAGATCCGAAACCAATCCTACCCATACTCGAGAATCTAAAACAGGACGAATCATTGTTTGTCAAGAAATCGGTAGCCAATAACCTCAACGATATTCTAAAAGATAACTATAACATTGGATTTGAGGTATTAAAAAAATGGTCAGAGTCTCAAAATGCTGACACTCAATGGATAGTAAAACATGCGTTAAGAAATGAGATAAGAAAAGGAAATCTTGAAGCTAAAACCCTAATTATGTAA
- a CDS encoding thrombospondin type 3 repeat-containing protein, with the protein MKLNSEKFEIAHSRLKSLFFILIVASIPIITPLITEPMPSMVSAFEAPLQQNYPGYSGIQQTQFELTPGAAQFTLASTSTEPGPRINQADKPVNLVNPSETNSPQSSSPSTSTSSPSSTAPKFFNIKIGNQVFPISYTIEGGQLTNITVIPASSTLLVDLDTTGNSFGGKLTINLPRSVIDAINPTNKGDIPFLVFDDGRPITQSVLEQGQNQQTRPLTLMFDGGPSKIQIKGTKTVVLPSSSTTSGATPGSIGKSPSLTSSSSSSSSSGNPAAKNPGGGGKAGGGSGGTGSGGGSGGASGGTGTNPGTGSKGTGTGGGTGTGTGGGTGTGTGGGTGTGTGGGTGTGTGGGTGTGTGGGTGTGTGGGTGTGTGGGTGTGTNPNSNDKLVIADKDKDHIGDNTDNCPDTSNPNQQDTNKDGIGDACQSPDVDGDGIGNAVDNCKFDPDITQKDTDGDKIGDACDPDTVDTDKDNIIDSKDNCPQNPNPAQKDTDGDKIGDACDPDTVDTDHDGILDAKDNCAENVNPGQKDTDGDKIGDECDPDVADTDRDGILNTKDNCPTAKNLTQKDTDGDGIGDECDKSTFDPNGDKDKDSILDTTDNCVFDRNKDQKDTDGDKIGDACDSDALDFDREGILDSKDNCPFETNAYQKDSDGDGLGDACDKEVDTEEDKDGVLVPNDNCPTTSNPDQKDSDGDGLGDACDIDSRDGDKDGIVDAKDNCSSRKNTDQKDSDGDGLGDACDKEVDTEEDKDGVLVPNDNCPTTSNPDQKDSDGDGLGDACDIDSRDGDKDGIVDAKDNCSSRKNTDQKDSDGDGLGDVCDPDVQDLDKDGIADSKDNCKFQSNPDQKDSNKDGEGDICDNDNLDVDKDGTVNSKDNCTGVLNPDQNDSDGDGLGDACDNDNSDFDKDGIFDSKDNCFEKPNSDQKD; encoded by the coding sequence ATGAAGTTAAACTCAGAAAAGTTTGAAATAGCACATTCTCGATTAAAGTCATTATTTTTTATTCTTATTGTTGCTTCTATTCCTATTATTACACCTCTGATTACAGAGCCGATGCCGTCTATGGTGTCTGCGTTTGAAGCACCTTTACAACAAAACTACCCGGGCTATAGTGGGATACAACAGACACAGTTTGAGTTAACGCCAGGAGCGGCGCAATTTACCCTAGCAAGCACCAGTACAGAACCAGGTCCTAGAATTAATCAAGCTGATAAACCTGTCAATCTAGTGAATCCTTCTGAGACTAACTCTCCTCAATCCTCTTCCCCATCCACCTCCACCTCCTCTCCCTCCTCTACTGCACCTAAATTTTTTAATATCAAAATTGGTAACCAAGTATTTCCTATATCATATACTATAGAGGGAGGCCAGCTAACAAACATAACTGTCATACCGGCTAGTTCCACTTTACTAGTAGACTTGGATACAACTGGAAACTCCTTTGGTGGCAAGTTGACAATTAATCTTCCAAGGAGTGTTATTGACGCTATAAATCCTACAAACAAAGGAGATATACCCTTTCTTGTTTTTGACGATGGACGCCCAATAACTCAATCAGTCCTGGAGCAGGGCCAGAACCAACAAACAAGGCCTCTAACTTTGATGTTTGACGGGGGGCCAAGTAAGATACAGATTAAGGGAACAAAGACTGTTGTGTTACCATCGTCGTCAACTACCTCAGGAGCCACGCCAGGTTCGATCGGAAAATCACCCTCCCTAACATCTTCCTCCTCTTCCTCCTCATCGTCAGGTAATCCCGCCGCTAAAAACCCAGGTGGAGGTGGAAAAGCAGGTGGTGGATCTGGCGGTACTGGATCTGGTGGTGGATCTGGCGGTGCATCTGGTGGAACTGGAACCAATCCGGGAACAGGAAGCAAAGGCACAGGCACTGGTGGTGGAACTGGAACAGGCACTGGTGGTGGAACTGGAACAGGCACTGGTGGTGGAACTGGAACAGGCACTGGTGGTGGAACTGGAACAGGCACTGGTGGTGGAACTGGAACAGGCACTGGTGGTGGAACTGGAACAGGCACTGGTGGTGGAACTGGAACAGGCACTGGTGGTGGAACTGGAACAGGAACTAACCCCAACTCTAATGATAAACTCGTTATAGCAGATAAGGACAAAGATCATATTGGTGATAACACGGATAATTGTCCAGATACTTCAAACCCAAATCAACAAGACACAAACAAGGATGGAATAGGTGACGCATGCCAGTCCCCAGATGTAGATGGCGATGGAATAGGTAATGCGGTTGACAATTGCAAATTTGACCCAGACATTACTCAGAAAGACACGGATGGTGACAAGATAGGTGACGCATGTGATCCTGACACTGTCGATACTGATAAAGACAATATTATAGATTCAAAGGATAATTGTCCTCAAAATCCAAACCCTGCTCAGAAAGACACGGATGGTGACAAGATAGGTGACGCATGTGATCCTGACACTGTCGATACTGATCATGATGGTATATTGGATGCTAAAGACAATTGTGCGGAAAATGTAAATCCTGGTCAAAAAGACACTGATGGCGATAAGATAGGAGATGAGTGCGATCCCGATGTTGCTGATACAGATAGAGACGGTATATTGAATACAAAGGACAACTGTCCAACAGCGAAAAACCTTACTCAAAAGGATACTGACGGTGATGGAATAGGTGATGAATGCGATAAGAGTACATTTGATCCTAATGGAGATAAGGACAAGGACAGCATACTTGATACTACAGATAACTGTGTTTTTGACCGCAACAAAGACCAGAAAGACACAGATGGCGATAAAATAGGTGACGCATGTGATTCAGATGCATTAGATTTTGATAGAGAGGGTATACTGGATTCAAAGGACAACTGTCCTTTTGAAACCAACGCATATCAAAAAGACTCTGATGGTGACGGTCTAGGCGACGCGTGCGACAAGGAAGTTGATACAGAAGAAGATAAAGATGGCGTTCTTGTTCCAAATGACAATTGCCCAACTACCTCAAATCCCGACCAAAAAGACTCTGACGGTGACGGTCTGGGCGACGCTTGTGATATTGATTCGCGAGATGGTGACAAAGATGGAATAGTTGATGCTAAGGACAATTGTAGTTCTAGAAAGAACACTGACCAAAAAGACTCTGATGGTGACGGTCTAGGCGACGCGTGCGACAAGGAAGTTGATACAGAAGAAGATAAAGATGGCGTTCTTGTTCCAAATGACAATTGCCCAACTACCTCAAATCCCGACCAAAAAGACTCTGACGGTGACGGTCTGGGCGACGCTTGTGATATTGATTCGCGAGATGGTGACAAAGATGGAATAGTTGATGCTAAGGACAATTGTAGTTCTAGAAAGAACACTGACCAAAAAGACTCTGATGGTGACGGTCTGGGCGATGTATGCGATCCTGATGTACAAGATCTAGATAAAGACGGCATAGCAGATTCAAAGGACAATTGTAAATTTCAATCAAATCCCGACCAAAAAGACTCTAATAAAGACGGAGAAGGAGATATTTGTGATAACGATAATCTTGACGTTGATAAAGACGGCACAGTTAATTCAAAGGACAATTGTACGGGAGTCTTAAACCCAGACCAAAATGACTCTGATGGTGACGGTCTGGGCGACGCTTGCGATAACGATAATAGTGATTTCGATAAAGACGGCATCTTTGATTCAAAGGACAATTGTTTCGAAAAACCTAACTCTGATCAGAAGGACTGA
- a CDS encoding thrombospondin type 3 repeat-containing protein: MISIKTASLIQRTIVSKNLTLIRRTDGNGIGDACEKDSTDFDKDGIADSKDNCEFTSNPDQKDTDNDKIGDACDKTVGSQFAGTTGLKDSDKDGKLDNEDNCPSTANADQKDTDGDGQGDVCQTLPSTSQPSSAGTTTTTTPPAGSTSTSTEGMVDKDADGVDDSKDNCFQPNSDQKDSDGDGIGDVCDLTANGPVTGTTSSTTTSTTTPPTTTTTTPPSTSTEGMVDKDADGVDDSKDNCFQPNSDQKDSDGDGIGDVCDLTANGPVTGTTTPGTTTGVPPASLLLPYFETDLDKGETLSSINNPVCQSNPTDPACQSPTTGTPPATLASTEEQTNDSDGDGVLDNDDNCTSYANSDQSDYDGDGIGDACDNEDNSVNESEQPFAEEGENMESTNTEQSVGEGGNEEDGSSSDGGSAGGGGNG; encoded by the coding sequence GTGATTTCGATAAAGACGGCATCTTTGATTCAAAGGACAATTGTTTCGAAAAACCTAACTCTGATCAGAAGGACTGACGGTAATGGCATAGGGGATGCATGCGAGAAGGATTCAACCGACTTTGATAAAGATGGCATAGCAGATTCAAAGGACAATTGTGAATTTACATCAAACCCAGACCAGAAAGATACTGATAATGACAAGATTGGCGATGCCTGCGATAAAACAGTTGGTAGCCAATTTGCTGGAACAACAGGACTAAAGGATTCTGATAAAGATGGTAAACTTGACAACGAAGACAACTGTCCTTCTACTGCCAATGCTGATCAAAAAGATACAGATGGTGATGGACAAGGCGATGTATGTCAAACTCTTCCTTCAACTTCACAACCTTCATCTGCAGGAACAACAACAACTACTACCCCACCTGCAGGATCCACATCTACATCAACAGAAGGAATGGTTGACAAAGACGCAGACGGAGTAGACGACTCCAAAGACAACTGTTTCCAACCCAACTCCGACCAAAAAGACTCTGATGGTGACGGAATAGGTGACGTATGCGACCTTACAGCAAATGGTCCTGTAACCGGAACAACATCTTCAACTACAACCTCTACTACAACACCTCCAACCACAACAACCACCACTCCACCATCTACATCAACAGAAGGAATGGTTGACAAAGACGCAGACGGAGTAGACGACTCCAAAGACAACTGTTTCCAACCCAACTCCGACCAAAAAGACTCTGATGGTGACGGAATAGGTGACGTATGCGACCTTACAGCAAATGGTCCTGTAACCGGAACAACAACTCCTGGTACAACTACAGGGGTCCCACCTGCATCATTACTCCTACCATATTTTGAAACAGATTTGGATAAAGGCGAAACACTTTCCTCAATTAATAATCCCGTTTGTCAATCTAATCCCACCGATCCTGCTTGTCAGTCACCAACTACAGGAACACCCCCAGCAACTCTGGCCTCTACGGAAGAACAGACTAATGATTCGGATGGTGACGGAGTATTAGACAATGATGATAACTGTACATCCTATGCCAACTCAGACCAATCAGATTATGATGGTGACGGAATAGGTGATGCCTGTGATAACGAAGATAATAGTGTTAACGAATCTGAGCAGCCATTTGCAGAAGAAGGAGAGAACATGGAAAGCACTAACACAGAGCAATCAGTAGGTGAAGGAGGAAATGAAGAGGATGGTAGCAGCAGTGATGGTGGCAGTGCCGGTGGCGGCGGCAATGGTTAA
- a CDS encoding CAP family protein, producing the protein MNRITISLIFLMMISMILPASAIMYASGSTQGSDEASGGSTDTSDDGSSSDNGSTDTSDDGSSSDGSGSTDGNADVTTTFTENNPTLSSESTLSNNTGNVQGGDLVNSILTVHNDERAAVGVPPLVWSNDLASGAQTWAQNLATTGEFAHDPNRPSGVGENIAGFNPSLGVSAPGEGQSLWVDEKKDWHGGVLTAENWYPTGHYTQMIWKNTQEVGCGIASGSGHPFDILVCRYSPPGNFLGQSPN; encoded by the coding sequence ATGAATAGAATAACTATTTCATTGATATTTTTAATGATGATTTCAATGATATTACCTGCTTCAGCAATCATGTATGCTAGCGGGTCTACACAGGGTAGTGATGAAGCATCCGGCGGGTCTACTGATACTAGTGATGACGGCTCCTCATCAGATAATGGGTCTACTGATACTAGTGATGACGGCTCCTCATCAGATGGTAGTGGCTCTACTGATGGTAACGCTGATGTAACAACAACCTTTACGGAAAATAATCCCACTTTATCAAGTGAATCTACTTTGAGTAACAATACTGGAAATGTGCAAGGAGGGGATCTGGTCAACAGCATTCTGACTGTGCACAACGATGAGCGTGCTGCCGTTGGAGTTCCGCCACTTGTGTGGAGCAACGATCTAGCCTCCGGCGCACAGACTTGGGCTCAGAATCTTGCTACGACAGGCGAGTTTGCCCACGACCCCAATAGGCCTAGTGGTGTGGGTGAGAATATTGCAGGCTTTAATCCGTCCTTGGGGGTGTCCGCTCCAGGAGAGGGACAGTCTCTATGGGTCGATGAAAAGAAGGATTGGCATGGCGGCGTTTTGACAGCGGAGAATTGGTATCCGACCGGTCATTACACGCAGATGATATGGAAGAACACGCAAGAAGTCGGTTGTGGGATCGCCAGTGGCTCTGGTCATCCTTTTGACATTCTGGTATGCCGCTACAGCCCACCGGGCAACTTCTTGGGGCAATCACCGAATTAG
- a CDS encoding CAP domain-containing protein gives MYNKVSVKITMILIMTATLAVPSAVLQLSYAQGDLQNTILNTHNQERAAVGVAPLTWSDSIAASAQNWADNLLSTGSLVHSTGTGFGENLASGGGPDYATVDVLQQSWVDEKNSYVPGTPGNSHYTQMVDQRSTEVGCALASGPGGEYAQYGGTNVLVCQYSPPGNFNGQPPF, from the coding sequence ATGTATAATAAAGTATCAGTAAAAATTACTATGATCTTGATTATGACGGCAACTCTAGCAGTACCGTCAGCAGTTCTTCAATTATCGTATGCACAAGGGGATTTACAAAATACCATCTTAAATACCCACAACCAAGAACGCGCTGCAGTTGGAGTTGCACCGCTGACTTGGAGCGACAGCATCGCCGCCAGTGCACAGAATTGGGCCGATAATTTGCTTTCAACAGGCAGTTTGGTCCATTCGACTGGCACAGGTTTTGGTGAGAACTTGGCAAGTGGAGGAGGTCCGGATTACGCAACTGTGGACGTCCTGCAGCAGTCTTGGGTCGACGAAAAGAATAGCTATGTACCAGGCACACCCGGCAATAGTCACTACACTCAGATGGTTGACCAGCGTTCAACTGAGGTTGGTTGTGCGTTAGCTAGTGGACCCGGTGGTGAATACGCTCAATATGGTGGAACGAATGTATTGGTTTGTCAATATAGTCCCCCTGGCAACTTCAATGGCCAACCACCATTTTAG
- a CDS encoding alpha/beta hydrolase family protein: MKIVFRDPTFSALLLRTLADTYYKGADIGECLSTAYRIKEGDFESWYEEWIKTAKRVQSYAEDSATNGHATSAREAYLRATNYYRTAAFFLVDSKDQRLPSAIDLSKESFRKAISLFPFFVEPIEIPYEGILLPGYFYHAPRNHNNHYKSEFGKESNLADQRENGLENDNHNISIATSSSYPTLVVHGGFDSTLEELYFFGAAPSLDRGYNCLTFEGPGQGNVIVKHKLPFRYDWEKVVTPVLDFALSKKSEYDIDPEKIALMGISMGALLAARAVSFEHRFAAMVLYDGVYDGYEGVTASFPSQMLDAIDRGDVEFVNKTLNELMQSDSNIKFNMKHGMWTTGANSPYELITGAKKYSVKDTLKKITCPTLVLEGEKDDSFPGQPKKVYDGLVSVPSSSKKYIVFTEEEGGEEHCQTGATGLVNQRIFDWLGETFQMQTKKVN; encoded by the coding sequence ATGAAAATTGTGTTCAGAGATCCCACTTTTTCGGCTTTATTGTTGAGAACCCTTGCCGATACATATTACAAAGGAGCTGACATCGGAGAATGTCTATCTACTGCTTATCGCATTAAAGAAGGGGATTTTGAAAGTTGGTATGAAGAATGGATAAAGACAGCAAAAAGAGTTCAGTCTTATGCCGAGGATAGTGCAACTAACGGTCATGCGACCAGTGCCAGAGAGGCATATCTTAGAGCGACAAACTATTACCGTACAGCAGCGTTCTTCCTAGTTGACTCAAAAGATCAAAGATTGCCCTCCGCCATAGATCTGAGTAAGGAAAGTTTTAGGAAGGCTATTTCCCTATTTCCCTTTTTTGTTGAACCGATTGAGATACCCTATGAAGGAATACTCTTGCCTGGATATTTCTATCATGCACCAAGAAATCACAACAATCACTATAAAAGCGAATTTGGGAAAGAGAGTAATCTAGCTGACCAACGAGAAAATGGTCTTGAAAATGATAACCATAATATATCAATTGCTACAAGTTCCTCTTACCCAACACTTGTGGTGCATGGCGGATTTGATTCCACATTGGAGGAGCTTTATTTTTTTGGAGCAGCACCCTCATTAGACAGAGGGTATAACTGTCTAACATTTGAAGGTCCTGGCCAAGGTAACGTAATTGTTAAACATAAACTACCTTTCAGGTATGACTGGGAAAAAGTCGTCACTCCTGTATTAGATTTTGCATTATCAAAAAAAAGTGAATATGATATCGATCCAGAAAAAATAGCCCTAATGGGGATTAGTATGGGAGCACTATTGGCTGCCAGAGCTGTCTCCTTTGAGCATCGTTTTGCTGCGATGGTTCTTTATGATGGAGTATATGACGGTTATGAGGGCGTCACTGCAAGCTTTCCTTCACAAATGCTAGATGCAATAGATAGAGGCGATGTAGAATTTGTAAATAAAACATTAAATGAATTAATGCAATCAGATTCTAACATAAAATTTAACATGAAACATGGGATGTGGACCACCGGGGCAAACTCTCCCTATGAACTTATAACAGGAGCAAAGAAATATTCAGTCAAGGATACTTTAAAAAAAATTACATGCCCTACTCTCGTATTAGAGGGTGAGAAAGACGATTCATTTCCGGGGCAGCCAAAAAAGGTTTACGATGGACTCGTGTCGGTTCCATCATCGTCCAAAAAGTATATAGTATTTACTGAGGAGGAAGGTGGAGAGGAACACTGTCAAACAGGTGCGACTGGACTTGTCAATCAAAGAATATTTGACTGGTTAGGTGAAACCTTTCAAATGCAAACCAAAAAAGTGAATTAG